The genomic region GACGATCGATTATGCTTCACAGACTCGACCCTTCTACGCCTATCAACCCTGCACAGACGGGACTCAATTGATTACCAATACAACGGCAAGCGCAGTCTCCTGCGCCACGCCGGGACAGATCACTTGGATGTCGACGAAGACATATCTCCAATTCTTCGATCCCGGAGGAGCAACCATTACTGCAATCACAGACAACGGGATCGACAAATTGACGGCAGCGACCCAATCTTCTCTGTTCGGCGGGATTCTTTATGCGACATCAGGGTCTTCAAGTTGGGTGATCACTTGGGGGGCGACTTCGACACATACGACCCTCGGAGGAAACGGCTGTTATGGCATTTGCGACGGAAGATCTGTCTCGACGAACACGGGGCCTCTGGTAGTCTCAATTTCTTCTACCTCTTCAGGCACCGCCTCTGTGTCAATCACGGTCACGGGAAGCCAAACCTATCAGATTCCTCCGGGGAACTATTCAATAGGAATAGCCTGCGTCCTCAATCGGACGACCACGACGACTACACTCGTGACCACAGTCATACTGCACGTCAACGCGACCTCTTCACTCGCCTTCGACAATGGCTGCCACGCAACTTTGTCATTGACGGGGACTCCGATCCCCAACAATCTCCTGATCCTCGACTTCTTCCTGCTCTTTCTGCTATTCGTAATAATCGCACTTGTCGCCTCGAGAAAGAAACTGCAGAAGGCAGGCGACGCGCTCGCAGCCGACGTCAGTCGACCCACTCGGGACATTCACGTTGATCTTAGGAAGGATCCCGGGAACAGGAGGCGAAAGAGAAAGGATTGACAAGCCAAGGCTCGAGACTCGGCAGCTTCACCCGGACCTTAGTCCGTGTCTTGCTCGTGTCGACAGCCTTGACCGTTGTGATCGATCTCTTCTTCGTCCCGAATTACGCTTCTCCTCCATTGGTTCTGTTGGCGACGGTCTTCGGAACTCAGGTGGTGAGCATACTCGCGGCGACTTCGATCCTGAGGAATGTCCTCCACGGATTTCTCGCAGTCAAGTTCTCGTCTCCGATCCGGACGGTCATTGTTGCCTTTCTCTTCTCCCTGTGGATCGTCTTCATTCTGCAGCCTCTCAACAACATTGGACTGCTGTGGACTTTCGTCTCGATCATGATAATCGAGATCTTCGCCTACGGAGCGGTAGAAGCTATGATTCGGTTCGATAAGAAATAGCTGCAATTCTTCATCGTCATTCTGCAACCCTGTGCTCACGAGTCTGCCTCTTTTTTTGAGCCTTGCTCATTCTCTGTAGGGTCTCCTTTGAAAATCGACCCGTGTAGTGCTTCTTCTTGTGGTTCGGTCTTGGGATTCTCTCGACCTTGACTGCAATCCCCAATCTCTCGAGCTGCTGAATAGCTTCCCTCTGCTCAGGCTTAAGGGAGTCGTCTCCCCCCTTCACTTCGACGAGCATTATCTGAGGGACTCTCTCGCTGCTAACACGAATCACGCAGAATAGATCAGGGAACCCAAGATTGGTATTAAGGACAGTCCAGCCTTCAGATCTGAGCCTGTCTGCGACAGGATCTTCGAGTTTGGAGTTTCTCGGCAATTTGTAGCTCCCGTATAGCTCCCCCCTGCAAGAACACTTATAAGCACAATGATTCCTCCTTGGCCCTCATGGATTCAACCGCAAGACGTCAAATCGCGAAGGTTATGGATCTCATTGAGAGGCCCTTTTTTGTCTCTCTCAATCTGATCGGCAACGTGGAGATCGTTGCTTGGGAACCGGAATATCTCCGACTACTTGATGGAGTGCCTGCGGCATGAGCTCCGTCCAAGCAGTTCCCTTCCCAAAGCGCGAGATCCTCCTCGCAGCCGTCAAGTCCAAGCTACAGGAGTTCTCGGGCATGGTCGTCACCGTCAGGCAGCTCTACTATCGACTCGTGGCTGCCGGGGTGATCCCAAACAACTTCCGCAGCTACAAGAACCTCGGGGCAGCCTTGACCGCATGGAGAAGGAGCGGGGATATTTCCCTCGAAGCCTTCGAGGACAGGACTCGATCAATGGAATTCCATGATCAGGGCAACTCGGACGAGAACGCCGGGGATTGGATGAACTCCTACCTCAAAGCAGGGATTAGGGCAGCCCGGAACTTCGACCTGAAGAGGTGGCACAATCAGCCCTACAGGGTGATCGTGGCTGTGGAGAAACAGGCACTCGAAGGGCCCTTCGCTGAAGTCTGCAGGGAGCTCGACGTGGACTTGGCAGTCTGCAGGGGCTACCCAAGCCTGAGCTTCCTCAACGAGATCTCAGGGACGATCGGCAACGAGGACAATCGGACGAACGTGATCCTCTACTTCGGGGATCTCGACCCTTCGGGGCTCGACATACCGAGGGCGATCGAAGAGGATCTCACAGGCTTCTTCGGTCAGAAGCTCGAGTTCAAGCGTCCGGCCTTGACTCACGAGCAAGTCTCCGAAATGAACCTGATCCCGGCCCCTGTCAAAATGACTGACATGAGGGCAGCCGGGTTCATCGCGGAACATGGGACTGAGGTCTACGAGCTCGACGCGATCGAGCCGAGGACTCTGCAGCAGATCATACGCGACAACGTCGAAGCCTACTTCGACACCGAGATCGACGAGACAAGGCAGGACACGATCAAGGACGCCAAGACCAAGATCGAGAAGTGGCTGAAGGACTTGGACATTGAAGACTTCCTGCGGAAGATCAGCTCGCAGGACAAAGGCAACGGAGGTAACGACGAGTGATCTCGGAGCACCCGACGACGTCGGCAGGATCGAAAGGGAGAGGCTGACAATCCTTGATTGGCTTGCCGGGAAGTGGGTCGAGAAGGAGCTCTCCATGCTCTCGATCTCCCTCGGAGGATCTTGGGGAGTCGGCCTCTACACAGGCTACTACGCAATGCCCGGAGAGCCCTACGACATTCCCCTGTGGGTCGTGACCTACAAAATGAGGATCGTCGACGTCTTCCGCGACGACATTCCAAAACTCGAGGGAGAGCGGAGGAGGGAAATGAAGAGGGCCTTCGGCACCTACTACGCGATCACGCAGCAGGAAGGTCTCGCAGAATCCCTCAGGAGACAGGGGCTCGAAGCCAAGGTGCTGAGGAAATTCCCCGGAGAAAAGGAGTGGTCGGAGTGAACCTCCGATCAGCTCCCGAGTTCGCGGAGCAATTCATTACGAATGAGCCCGGGGAGGACGGGCCCGGGTCGCTCTACGACTTCGTGGTCAAGATCGGGAGGGGACAGGTTTGATCCTCTGCCCCGACGAGCCGCACAATCACCTCCCCGGGGAACTCGACGAGACGGTCAAGGCTTTCAAAGCCCTCGTCATGCGGAGCAGCTTGATCCATGCTACAGGATCGGGTATGTCGATCGCTGCCTTCGATCAGTTGATACACAACGCCAAGGAAGGAGCCACCAAGCTCGACGATCTGATTGACGAGATCTCCTACACTTGGGAAATCGAATCTAAGGGAGCCCGGGGAGAAGACGTTCCCGCGAGGCGAGCCTTGGTCGCCAAACAGATCCGGACGACGATCGACATTGTGAAGATCCTGACTCATGAACTCGAATTCAAGGTGGATCGGGGAGTATGAGTCAGGAAATAGAACTCAAGGATCAACTCGCGGAGAGCGAGAAGTTGACCAAGGCTGCGAAGGAATTGGTCGAAGTCAAACGGTTCGACTCCTCTGTCTCTGACGACGAGTTCCTGAAGGTCGTGTATGCCTACCTCGATCTGAAGGAGCAAACAGGACATGTCAAGGCTGCCCTTATCAGGCTCGAAGACAATGAACGCGAAGTCGGATCTGCTGACGACGACAGAATGAGAGAGTCTGAGAGCAAACTCGAGAGATTACTTTCAGAGATACCCGGGCCCGAAGCCGAGGAGGGAGCTACAGGTTGACATTTTGCGACCAAGACCTTTGCTCCGAGGACGCAGATTTCGCCTTGAAGATGGGGACTCTTGTTGGGAGATACTGCACCGTTCACTTAGTTAGATACATGCAGAGTGGCAACGTCAGTTTGCCTGTCCCGATTTGGCCCGCAGAGACAGAAGACTCCGAGATCTTGGAGTGGAAACAATGATCTGCACGAAGTGTCACCACGGGACTAACTGCTACGCAGAGCTTACCCTCGAAGTCAGAGAACGATTCGTGAACGAGCATGCTCCGCACAATCCAAAATGGGCGCGAAGGTGGAGACGCCTGATCGCCGAAGCCAAGGTCGCCAAGCTCGAAGGCAAACCCCATTGGTTACTGCTTCAACCGAGGGTGATCGCATGACCAAGGATCCCGACGCGACGACTACGACCGAAGTCTTCCTCGGCGATCTCGAGGTGCTGCAGGACTTGAAAGACTACAGGGATGAACCCAACAAGGTCACGATCCGTAGAGTCCTGAAGGTCTACCTCGACGAGCTGCTGAAAAAGAAACCTGTGATCCTGATCGACACTCAGAGGTTCATGGATCTCGACACAAAACTGAGGAAAGCTCTGATCGCGGGGGACTACGACGGGGTCGTGCAACGAATTAGGGAGCTGTCGAGGAAATGACCCTCCAAGCAGCCAAGGCAGTCCTCCTCGCGACGAAGAATGTCGCGAATGTCGCACAACGTCATGTGAAGGAAATGCCTCAGTCGACATACGATGAGGTCTCGGATCACCTCGAGAAAATGACAACGGCTCTAATGAAATGGGTCGACATTGAGAAGCAGGCTCAGGAAGCAGCAGACAGGGTCAAGGAGGAGCTCGATTGACTCGTGGCTGCGGAGACCGACAGGATCA from Candidatus Bathyarchaeia archaeon harbors:
- a CDS encoding VRR-NUC domain-containing protein, whose amino-acid sequence is MPRNSKLEDPVADRLRSEGWTVLNTNLGFPDLFCVIRVSSERVPQIMLVEVKGGDDSLKPEQREAIQQLERLGIAVKVERIPRPNHKKKHYTGRFSKETLQRMSKAQKKRQTREHRVAE